The following proteins are encoded in a genomic region of Anomaloglossus baeobatrachus isolate aAnoBae1 chromosome 6, aAnoBae1.hap1, whole genome shotgun sequence:
- the IGFBP1 gene encoding insulin-like growth factor-binding protein 1 isoform X1, whose translation MTTEISFYTLMAGCLLIATASAATEPLHCAQCTEEKLALCPQVPADCPELAREPGCGCCLTCALKRGEACGVYTARCGKALTCHVKPGEPRPLYALTKGQAICMDSEDLDKLRTSDTTEVKDYSEHESTPPENFDLPQDQLPPFLRLFPDGFDKFDVWNANTVYERIKAKKLFDRKKLKEQYQGPCQKDLYRAMDRLTRFQQRTGEDVYRFHIPNCNRNGFYHSKQCETALDGERGKCWCVFPLTGKKIPGSPENRGDLNCQEYLTAQE comes from the exons ATGACGACAGAAATAAGCTTTTACACACTGATGGCAGGCTGTCTCCTTATAGCCACAGCTAGTGCTGCCACAGAACCACTGCACTGTGCCCAGTGTACTGAGGAGAAGCTTGCCCTGTGCCCACAAGTCCCTGCTGACTGCCCAGAGTTGGCTCGAGAACCAGGCTGCGGGTGCTGCCTAACTTGTGCACTGAAGCGTGGAGAAGCCTGTGGGGTGTACACTGCAAGGTGTGGAAAAGCCCTAACTTGTCATGTAAAACCaggagagcccagaccgctgtatgCACTAACCAAAGGCCAAGCAATTTGCATGGACTCAGAAGACCTGGACAAGCTGAGGACCAGTGATACCACCG aagtcaaggactactctGAACATGAGAGCACTCCCCCTGAAAACTTTGACCTTCCTCAAGACCAACTTCCACCATTCTTAAGATTATTTCCTGATGGCTTTGACAAGTTTGATGTCTGGAATGCCAACACTGTGTATGAGCGCATAAAAGCTAAAAAGCTGTTTGACAGAAAGAAACTAAAGGAACAATATCAG GGGCCTTGTCAGAAAGACCTTTACAGAGCAATGGACAGATTGACAAGGTTTCAGCAGCGaactggagaagatgtgtacaggttCCATATTCCCAACTGTAACAGAAATGGCTTCTATCACAGCAAACAG tGTGAAACTGCACTTGATGGAGAACGGGGAAAGTGCTGGTGCGTCTTTCCATTAACTGGGAAGAAAATTCCAGGTTCTCCTGAAAACAGAGGTGATCTGAACTGCCAAGAGTACTTGACTGCTCAAGAATAG
- the IGFBP1 gene encoding insulin-like growth factor-binding protein 1 isoform X2, translating to MTTEISFYTLMAGCLLIATASAATEPLHCAQCTEEKLALCPQVPADCPELAREPGCGCCLTCALKRGEACGVYTARCGKALTCHVKPGEPRPLYALTKGQAICMDSEDLDKLRTSDTTVKDYSEHESTPPENFDLPQDQLPPFLRLFPDGFDKFDVWNANTVYERIKAKKLFDRKKLKEQYQGPCQKDLYRAMDRLTRFQQRTGEDVYRFHIPNCNRNGFYHSKQCETALDGERGKCWCVFPLTGKKIPGSPENRGDLNCQEYLTAQE from the exons ATGACGACAGAAATAAGCTTTTACACACTGATGGCAGGCTGTCTCCTTATAGCCACAGCTAGTGCTGCCACAGAACCACTGCACTGTGCCCAGTGTACTGAGGAGAAGCTTGCCCTGTGCCCACAAGTCCCTGCTGACTGCCCAGAGTTGGCTCGAGAACCAGGCTGCGGGTGCTGCCTAACTTGTGCACTGAAGCGTGGAGAAGCCTGTGGGGTGTACACTGCAAGGTGTGGAAAAGCCCTAACTTGTCATGTAAAACCaggagagcccagaccgctgtatgCACTAACCAAAGGCCAAGCAATTTGCATGGACTCAGAAGACCTGGACAAGCTGAGGACCAGTGATACCACCG tcaaggactactctGAACATGAGAGCACTCCCCCTGAAAACTTTGACCTTCCTCAAGACCAACTTCCACCATTCTTAAGATTATTTCCTGATGGCTTTGACAAGTTTGATGTCTGGAATGCCAACACTGTGTATGAGCGCATAAAAGCTAAAAAGCTGTTTGACAGAAAGAAACTAAAGGAACAATATCAG GGGCCTTGTCAGAAAGACCTTTACAGAGCAATGGACAGATTGACAAGGTTTCAGCAGCGaactggagaagatgtgtacaggttCCATATTCCCAACTGTAACAGAAATGGCTTCTATCACAGCAAACAG tGTGAAACTGCACTTGATGGAGAACGGGGAAAGTGCTGGTGCGTCTTTCCATTAACTGGGAAGAAAATTCCAGGTTCTCCTGAAAACAGAGGTGATCTGAACTGCCAAGAGTACTTGACTGCTCAAGAATAG